One segment of Shewanella piezotolerans WP3 DNA contains the following:
- a CDS encoding FMN-binding protein — MKLPLVVLSVLFCCSLTSAAVNARGTYQTPEEFIGQAFNAEVPKAKVFWIDDTAKQAIESILAHNFKKMRLRYWQQADESVWIMDEIGKESPITVGIHVKDSAIAQTKVLVYRESRGDEVRHDFFTDQFKSAKLKQDLQLDTHIDGITGATLSVRALTKLSRIALYLDDYVINKDKE; from the coding sequence ATGAAACTACCCCTCGTTGTATTATCTGTCTTATTTTGTTGCTCACTGACGAGCGCTGCAGTAAACGCTAGAGGGACCTACCAAACACCAGAAGAGTTTATTGGCCAGGCTTTTAATGCTGAAGTGCCAAAAGCAAAAGTATTCTGGATTGACGATACCGCAAAACAAGCCATTGAATCTATTCTTGCCCATAACTTTAAAAAGATGCGTCTACGCTACTGGCAACAAGCAGATGAAAGCGTATGGATCATGGATGAAATTGGCAAAGAGTCCCCCATCACAGTCGGCATTCATGTCAAAGACAGTGCGATTGCCCAAACAAAAGTACTAGTTTATCGAGAGAGTCGCGGCGATGAAGTCAGACATGATTTCTTTACTGATCAGTTTAAATCAGCCAAACTCAAGCAAGACTTACAACTCGATACACATATTGATGGCATAACAGGTGCTACATTATCAGTTAGAGCGTTAACTAAGTTATCGCGCATTGCCCTGTATCTAGACGATTATGTGATAAATAAAGATAAAGAATGA
- a CDS encoding RidA family protein yields the protein MISVIQRLQRLGFELPNAPAPGGNYQAYLLSSKQLFISGQLPIVNGVPRYQGRLGQELSLHEGYQAAQLSALNILSQVNQAIGFDSLKTIIKVEGFINATDDFNQHAKVLDGASDLFSKVLQHKAGHIRSVIGCSSLPLNVAVEISVIAECI from the coding sequence ATGATCAGTGTGATACAGCGCTTACAGCGACTTGGCTTTGAGTTACCGAATGCCCCCGCCCCTGGTGGCAATTACCAAGCATACCTTTTGTCCAGCAAGCAGCTTTTTATCTCAGGTCAACTTCCTATCGTCAATGGCGTGCCGCGTTATCAAGGGCGACTAGGCCAAGAGCTTAGTTTGCATGAGGGTTACCAAGCCGCACAACTGAGTGCGCTCAATATTCTCAGCCAAGTTAACCAGGCAATCGGCTTCGATTCATTAAAAACCATCATTAAAGTGGAAGGTTTCATCAATGCCACTGACGACTTTAACCAGCATGCAAAAGTACTTGATGGTGCATCCGATCTATTCAGTAAAGTGCTACAGCATAAAGCAGGTCACATTCGCTCAGTCATAGGTTGCAGCAGCTTACCACTAAATGTAGCCGTAGAAATTTCAGTCATTGCCGAGTGTATTTAG
- a CDS encoding porin, with protein MMMKKTLLATALVSMFATQGAYAADETAELRKIIEQQQKVLQDLEKRLDETEMRVEKTADVVEESASESKSATTIGGYGELHYNNITDNKSGKDKKAIDFHRFVLFFGHEFTESTRFFSELEVEHALSGDDKPGEVELEQAYIEHDFNDMFTGKAGLFLVPVGIINETHEPPTFYGVERNPVEKNIIPATWWEAGAALNLKAAPGLAFDGAITSGLKVDETYSIRGGRQKVAKADASDLAYTARVKYTAVPGLELAATAQYQADLTQSAGGVDTASATLLSAHAIYSIQGFTVKALYAQWDIDGKEAEALGRDEQNGWYIEPSYKFNDSFGLFARYNEYDNNAGSSDDTKIEQTNVGINYWLHENVVFKADYEKVGGAKDADGFNLGVGYQF; from the coding sequence ATGATGATGAAGAAAACCTTACTTGCTACTGCGCTAGTTAGCATGTTTGCAACTCAAGGAGCTTATGCTGCTGATGAAACAGCTGAGCTACGTAAGATTATTGAGCAGCAACAGAAAGTGTTACAAGATCTTGAAAAACGTCTCGATGAAACTGAAATGCGTGTAGAGAAAACCGCAGATGTAGTTGAAGAGTCAGCTTCAGAATCTAAGAGTGCAACCACTATCGGTGGTTACGGTGAGCTACATTACAACAACATCACTGACAATAAGTCTGGTAAAGATAAGAAAGCGATTGATTTCCACCGCTTCGTACTTTTCTTTGGCCATGAGTTCACAGAAAGCACTCGTTTCTTCTCTGAGCTAGAAGTTGAGCATGCACTTTCAGGTGACGACAAGCCAGGTGAAGTTGAGCTAGAGCAAGCGTATATCGAGCATGACTTTAACGACATGTTTACTGGTAAAGCGGGTCTATTCTTAGTACCAGTCGGTATTATTAATGAAACTCATGAGCCACCAACTTTCTACGGTGTTGAGCGTAACCCAGTTGAGAAAAACATCATCCCAGCAACTTGGTGGGAAGCCGGTGCTGCACTTAACTTAAAAGCGGCTCCAGGTTTAGCGTTTGATGGTGCAATTACTTCAGGTCTTAAAGTTGATGAAACTTATAGCATTCGTGGCGGCCGTCAAAAAGTAGCTAAAGCCGACGCTTCAGATTTAGCCTACACGGCTCGTGTTAAATACACTGCGGTACCTGGTCTTGAGCTAGCAGCGACTGCACAATATCAAGCTGACCTAACGCAAAGTGCTGGTGGCGTTGACACAGCATCTGCCACATTGCTTTCTGCGCACGCAATCTATTCTATCCAAGGTTTCACTGTTAAAGCACTTTACGCACAGTGGGATATCGATGGTAAAGAAGCCGAAGCTTTAGGACGTGACGAGCAAAATGGTTGGTACATTGAGCCATCTTACAAGTTCAACGATAGCTTTGGCCTATTTGCTCGCTACAACGAGTATGACAACAACGCAGGTAGCAGCGACGATACTAAAATAGAGCAAACCAATGTAGGTATTAACTACTGGTTGCACGAAAACGTAGTATTTAAAGCAGACTACGAAAAAGTTGGCGGCGCTAAAGACGCTGACGGATTCAACTTAGGTGTTGGGTACCAGTTCTAA
- a CDS encoding LysR substrate-binding domain-containing protein, whose protein sequence is MAKLRRLSPNLKLIVRDFEIDKLHDLMQSGKVNLAIAFPDYIPDSYPIVTLFEEHHVCVASPNASIAQFPPSLADVANYPSIIASPSRPNFKGSIDDWFKQFGLKRNIVISAPCFSVVPMYLKTTDSIAFLPSRAIKGLDLIEIALEQSPDKFDVIAAWHPRYNEDALQKWVVSLLKESE, encoded by the coding sequence ATGGCAAAGTTAAGACGGCTGTCGCCGAATTTGAAGTTGATTGTTAGGGATTTTGAGATCGATAAACTGCATGATCTAATGCAAAGCGGCAAAGTGAACCTAGCGATAGCCTTCCCTGATTACATTCCTGATAGTTACCCAATAGTTACGCTGTTTGAAGAGCATCATGTCTGCGTGGCTTCTCCAAACGCCTCGATAGCACAATTTCCCCCTTCACTGGCGGACGTGGCTAACTACCCGAGTATTATTGCTTCGCCATCTAGGCCCAATTTTAAAGGCTCGATTGATGATTGGTTTAAGCAGTTTGGTTTAAAGCGCAATATCGTTATATCTGCGCCCTGTTTTTCAGTTGTGCCTATGTATCTTAAAACCACAGACTCAATAGCATTCTTGCCATCGAGAGCGATTAAAGGCTTGGACTTAATTGAAATAGCATTAGAGCAGTCGCCCGATAAGTTTGATGTTATTGCGGCATGGCATCCTCGTTATAACGAAGATGCATTGCAAAAATGGGTAGTTTCGCTATTAAAAGAGAGCGAGTAA
- a CDS encoding PepSY-associated TM helix domain-containing protein encodes MTRKHPSFRVKLLRQLRPWHRRIGIFSTLLVIFIAVSGVLINHSNALSLDSAQVKQRWLLDYYGIKAPTEISFYQQSPKKLISAGNQVWLDNQLILEANSLVLAVTHYNNMLVAIDASHLYLMSSSGELLETQDSATGLPSHIHAIGLQQNLWLKTQAGVFVADSDLIDWSPAQPLAAIPWIKPIEGTDISEAAEQIRSSRLHWERVLLDLHSGRFFGTLGPWLMDLVAFALIIMSLTGCYIWLQQKPAKVKRRKKK; translated from the coding sequence ATGACGCGCAAACACCCCAGCTTTAGAGTCAAACTGTTACGACAATTACGCCCTTGGCATCGTAGGATTGGGATATTTTCCACCCTATTGGTCATCTTTATTGCCGTGTCAGGGGTACTCATTAATCACAGTAATGCTCTTTCGCTCGATAGTGCCCAAGTAAAACAGCGCTGGTTACTCGATTACTACGGTATTAAAGCCCCCACTGAGATAAGCTTTTACCAACAAAGCCCAAAGAAACTCATTAGTGCTGGAAATCAAGTCTGGCTAGACAATCAGCTCATACTCGAAGCAAACAGCCTAGTGTTAGCAGTAACCCACTATAACAATATGCTGGTTGCTATCGATGCAAGTCATCTGTATTTAATGTCCTCAAGCGGCGAGTTGCTGGAAACCCAAGACAGTGCCACAGGCCTTCCCTCCCATATTCATGCAATAGGGTTACAACAAAACCTATGGCTTAAAACTCAAGCTGGAGTATTTGTTGCTGATAGTGATTTGATTGATTGGTCACCAGCACAACCGTTAGCGGCAATTCCTTGGATTAAGCCGATAGAAGGTACTGATATTTCGGAGGCCGCCGAGCAAATCCGTAGCAGTCGACTGCACTGGGAACGAGTCTTACTGGATCTACACAGTGGTCGTTTCTTTGGCACTTTAGGCCCTTGGCTGATGGATCTGGTCGCATTCGCACTGATCATCATGTCTTTAACGGGCTGCTATATTTGGCTACAACAGAAACCCGCTAAAGTGAAACGTCGTAAAAAGAAATGA
- a CDS encoding LysR family transcriptional regulator: MFSIEVVYMELQQIKYFLAVVDSGTFLAASKKVFVTQPTLSAGIRKLEESLQVKLFHRGSRVASLTPAGKQFIATARQSYNQLMTIKSELSHEPQKLVIGVLVNIHMDHVAKIIGVFRRTYPHILIEFIIAHDQELQQLLKQQKIDLAIVNSHTKADSFVPLIPEKMCVVVLKSTLWLISHLLP, encoded by the coding sequence ATGTTTTCTATAGAGGTTGTCTATATGGAGTTGCAGCAGATAAAGTATTTCTTGGCTGTGGTAGATAGCGGGACTTTTCTTGCTGCTTCGAAAAAAGTCTTTGTTACGCAGCCGACCTTATCTGCGGGGATCCGTAAGTTAGAGGAATCCTTGCAGGTAAAGTTATTCCACCGTGGTAGCCGAGTTGCATCGCTTACACCCGCGGGTAAGCAGTTCATTGCTACCGCCAGGCAGTCTTATAATCAGCTTATGACGATAAAGTCTGAATTGAGTCATGAGCCGCAAAAATTGGTTATCGGCGTATTGGTGAATATTCATATGGATCATGTCGCTAAAATTATTGGAGTTTTTCGCCGCACTTATCCGCATATTTTGATTGAATTTATCATTGCTCATGACCAAGAGTTGCAACAGCTCCTCAAACAGCAAAAGATTGACCTTGCCATTGTGAATAGCCACACCAAAGCAGACAGTTTTGTGCCCCTAATTCCTGAGAAAATGTGTGTAGTGGTATTAAAGAGCACCCTATGGCTAATCAGTCATCTACTACCTTAG
- a CDS encoding SDR family NAD(P)-dependent oxidoreductase, whose amino-acid sequence MHSNKTIIVTGAASGMGRAIAQAFLEAGANVVINARSEEKLSSFIAENNNHSHRIKTVIGDIGQKSTTLRLAQTALDNFGTIDVLINNAGAFVPKPFLEETEENLDAYYATTVKGSYFSAQAVIPTMQAQKNGVIINIGSMWVENPIEATPASASQVAKGAMHTLTRHLAIEFAKDNIRVNTLAPAIIETPLYDKLMDKDTLTSLASLHPLGKLGHLDDILSWVMLLSGKGGEFVTGQTHFIDGGINAGSHSV is encoded by the coding sequence ATGCATTCAAACAAAACGATCATCGTAACAGGCGCAGCATCTGGTATGGGCAGAGCGATTGCACAAGCTTTTTTAGAAGCCGGAGCAAATGTGGTAATAAACGCCCGCAGTGAAGAAAAACTCAGCAGTTTTATTGCAGAAAATAACAACCACAGCCATCGAATAAAGACTGTTATTGGCGATATTGGCCAAAAAAGTACTACCTTACGGTTAGCACAGACTGCACTAGATAACTTTGGCACGATTGATGTGCTCATCAACAATGCAGGGGCATTTGTACCTAAACCATTCCTCGAAGAAACGGAAGAAAACCTCGATGCTTACTACGCAACAACGGTTAAAGGAAGCTACTTCAGTGCCCAAGCCGTCATCCCGACAATGCAAGCCCAAAAAAATGGCGTAATCATCAACATAGGTTCTATGTGGGTTGAGAATCCAATAGAAGCCACCCCCGCTTCAGCATCGCAAGTCGCTAAAGGCGCCATGCATACACTGACTCGACACCTCGCAATCGAGTTCGCTAAAGATAATATCCGGGTGAACACCCTTGCCCCGGCCATTATCGAAACGCCGCTTTATGACAAACTAATGGATAAAGACACCCTAACTAGCCTGGCATCGCTACACCCACTAGGAAAGTTAGGTCACTTAGACGATATTCTTAGTTGGGTAATGCTGCTGTCTGGTAAAGGTGGAGAGTTCGTTACAGGACAAACTCACTTTATTGATGGTGGTATCAATGCGGGCTCACATTCCGTTTAA
- a CDS encoding LysR family transcriptional regulator substrate-binding protein, with the protein MANQSSTTLAALDAELFIERLKCGFWQELQDLFKAKQIVPHTVMKAENDEFVLSLVAENLGVSIITDRATPYQVAFIPIDDFKIEQYIGIAISTTDFAAHVQVLFDTIIGHYCNN; encoded by the coding sequence ATGGCTAATCAGTCATCTACTACCTTAGCGGCTTTGGATGCTGAACTGTTTATTGAGCGGTTAAAGTGTGGTTTTTGGCAGGAGCTACAGGATCTGTTTAAAGCAAAACAGATTGTCCCTCATACTGTCATGAAAGCTGAGAATGATGAATTTGTGCTATCGCTTGTGGCTGAAAACTTAGGCGTTTCCATCATCACAGATAGAGCTACCCCTTATCAAGTCGCCTTTATTCCAATCGATGACTTTAAAATTGAGCAATATATTGGCATTGCCATATCCACAACAGATTTTGCAGCGCATGTTCAGGTGTTGTTCGACACAATAATTGGCCATTACTGTAACAATTGA